The region CGCGCTGGACGCGGTGGACGCCGCTCTCGAACTTCAGCTTGGAGAAGGCGCCGTCGCCGCTGATCTCGAAGGATATTTCCTTGATCCCGCCGAGCCCCGTTTCGCTGATATTCAGCACCTCGTGCTTGAATCCGTGGGTGTCGGCGTACATCGTGTACATACGGTAAAGCGAGCCGGCGAAAAGCGCGGCTTCGTCGCCGCCCGCGCCGGCGCGGATCTCGACGATGACGTTTTTGTCGTCGTTTTCGTCGCGCGGAAGCAGGAGGATCTTCAGCTCGTCGGAGATCTTCGCGATCATCTCCTTCGCTTCCAGATACTCGGCCTCGGCGAGCTCGCGCAGCTCTCTGTCCTTCTCGGCGTCGAGCAGCTCCTTCGCCTCCGCCTGCTGCGCGGAGTATTTCTCGTATTCCTTGAACTTTTCGACTATTGGAAAGAGGCGCTTATGCTCCTTCATGAGCGCGCTATACGCCTCTCTGTCGGCTATAACGGCGCCGTCCGAAAGACGCGCTTCCACTTCGTCGAAATGCGCTTTTATCTCTGCGAGCTTCTCAAACATCTTCGCTTACGCTCTCCACTCTCTTGATTTTGCGTTC is a window of Clostridia bacterium DNA encoding:
- the prfA gene encoding peptide chain release factor 1; the encoded protein is MFEKLAEIKAHFDEVEARLSDGAVIADREAYSALMKEHKRLFPIVEKFKEYEKYSAQQAEAKELLDAEKDRELRELAEAEYLEAKEMIAKISDELKILLLPRDENDDKNVIVEIRAGAGGDEAALFAGSLYRMYTMYADTHGFKHEVLNISETGLGGIKEISFEISGDGAFSKLKFESGVHRVQRVPETESGGRIHTSTVTVAVLPEAEETEVSIDPSDLQIDTYRSGGAGGQHVNKTESAIRITHIPTGIVVECQDERSQYKNKDRAMKILYSRILEQEREKQQGEIAAERRSQVGTGDRSERIRTYNFPQGRVTDHRIGLSLYKIDAIMNGDLDEIITSLITADQARKLAEAE